From Lasioglossum baleicum chromosome 2, iyLasBale1, whole genome shotgun sequence, a single genomic window includes:
- the LOC143219943 gene encoding WD repeat-containing protein 26: MENYRVMQQQTSNGGISSGLQQNGGTADSGGPHANGNMIPESDSDINGVNGETNQNLGPPKIMDKTNQDIVRLIGQHLKTVGLDRTADLLMQESGCRLDHPAAAKFRHHVMDGDWTKAEHDLNELKSFLNDASQSLLEMKFLLLEQKYLEYLEDGLVVEAIHVLRNELTPLGHNTNRVHQLSAFMMCSGRDELQTRAGWDGKGATSRAALMDRLQKFLPPSIMLPPRRLHYLLCQAVEMQNQQCTYHVTQTQTTLENVSLLVDHSCNKEQFPCHTIQVLNNHSDEVWYCKFSPDGLKLATGSKDMTVIIWDVDPETLKVTHRKTLEGHTYGVALIAWSPDSSLLIACGPEDCPELWLWSIDPPHYELRATVTQSTDDSLTACAWYPDSRKFVAGGLRGQFYQFDLEGNVSESWEGVRVKCLWCKNDGKTVLAADSHHRIRGYNFDDLCDFTILQEDHPVMSFSVNKTDRLALLNVANQSVDLWDLQDRCLVRRFQGITQGHFTIHSCFGGVNQDFIASGSEDTKVYVWHIKRELPIATLTGHSRTVNCVSWNPVYHHMLASVSDDCTVRIWGPRSSSPEKAESDKTVPLESNSSNDSGWHEMVS, translated from the exons ATGGAAAATTATCG CGTAATGCAACAGCAGACCTCAAACGGTGGCATTTCCTCCGGACTTCAACAGAACGGAGGCACGGCTGACTCCGGCGGACCACATGCAAACGGCAACATGATACCGGAATCAGATAGTGACATCAATGGTGTGAACGGAGAAACAAATCAGAACTTAGGACCTCCGAAAATTATGGACAAAACTAATCAAGACATTGTGAGACTCATCGGACAACATTTGAAGACCGTCGGACTCGA TCGAACTGCGGATCTTCTTATGCAAGAGTCAGGTTGCAGACTGGATCACCCTGCGGCTGCAAAGTTTAGACATCACGTTATGGACGGAGATTGGACTAAAGCAGAGCATGATCTTAACGAActtaaatcatttttaaatgatGCCAGTCAGAGTCTATTG GAAATGAAGTTCTTGTTACTAGAACAGAAATACTTAGAATACTTGGAAGACGGATTGGTGGTAGAAGCAATACATGTTTTACGCAACGAACTTACACCCCTAGGTCATAATACAAATCGTGTCCACCAATTGTCTGCATTTATGATGTGTAGCGGACGCGATGAGTTACAG ACACGAGCAGGCTGGGATGGCAAAGGCGCGACATCGAGGGCGGCCTTAATGGACAGACTACAGAAATTCCTGCCACCTTCCATTATGTTACCACCGCGTCGTCTTCACTATCTTTTGTGCCAAGCTGTAGAGATGCAAAATCAACAGTGCACGTACCACGTAACTCAAACCCAG ACGACTTTAGAGAATGTGTCGCTACTGGTGGACCACAGTTGCAACAAAGAACAGTTCCCGTGCCATACTATACAGGTGCTGAATAATCACAGCGATGAAGTGTGGTATTGTAAATTTTCTCCAGACGGTCTCAAGTTGGCCACAGGTTCCAAGGACATGACTGTGATTATTTGGGACGTCGATCCT GAAACGTTAAAAGTAACTCATAGAAAAACACTGGAAGGTCATACCTACGGAGTAGCACTGATAGCTTGGAGTCCTGACAGCAGCCTTCTAATCGCCTGTGGACCCGAAGATTGTCCGGAACTTTGGCTATGGAGTATCGATCCACCTCATTATGAATTACGTGCAACAGTTACTCAGAGCACTGACGATTCGCTTACGGCTTGCGCCTGGTATCCTGATTCGCGTAAATTCGTGGCGGGAGGACTTCGTGGACAATTCTATCAATTT GACTTGGAAGGAAACGTGTCGGAATCGTGGGAAGGTGTTCGAGTGAAATGCTTGTGGTGCAAAAATGATGGTAAAACTGTCCTGGCTGCTGATTCACATCATCGAATTAGAGGATACAATTTTGATGACTTGTGTGACTTCACAAT ATTGCAAGAAGACCATCCTGTGATGTCATTTAGTGTAAATAAAACAGATCGACTCGCACTTTTGAACGTAGCTAATCAGAGCGTAGATCTGTGGGATCTACAAGATAGATGCCTAGTAAGACGTTTCCAAGGCATTACACAAGGACATTTTACAATTCACAGTTGTTTCGGCGGTGTAAATCAAGATTTCATTGCTTCCGGTAGTGAAG ACACTAAAGTATATGTGTGGCATATCAAGAGAGAACTACCAATAGCAACATTAACAGGGCATAGTAGGACAGTAAATTGTGTTTCATGGAATCCAGTGTATCATCATATGTTGGCTTCTGTATCAGATGATTGTACTGTGAGAATATGGGGTCCCAGATCTTCATCCCCAGAGAAAGCTGAAAGTGACAAGACTG TACCATTGGAAAGCAATTCCTCAAATGATAGTGGATGGCATGAAATGGTATCGTAG
- the LOC143219977 gene encoding bone morphogenetic protein receptor type-1B-like encodes MTAKREITSFLVFAAFLLLVQTALGITCYCKGHCPDDRQNGTCEGGYCFSAVEEFWDADTGEYVPEWLFGCLPLDERGSLQCMGTLVPHMQGKSIVCCNKSALCNKNIVPEYEPRPTAAPIPMAIASGTPLIILATVLSVCLMVILIAVVILYHRYRRKERVPSKDTLKDFIESSGSGSGLPVLVEQTIAKQLAFSECVGKGRYGEVWLAKWKGENVAVKVFFSLEEASWSRESEIYQTMLMRHDNILGFIADDITGPGSCTQMLLITDYHERGSLHDYLQTTVLDHPSLLAICLSIVSGIAHLHTEICGTRRKPAIAHRDIKSKNILVKRSGECAIADFGLAVRYIRQSGKIDIAPNTRVGTRRYMAPEVLDETLNTSSFDAFEMADMYSVGLVLWEACRRCETGGENSMVEPYALPYHDDVPSDPDFEDMKLAVCVKRLRPVIPARWENDPILVALSKLMAECWHANPTVRLKALRVKKTMSTLMSTVP; translated from the exons ATGACCGCGAAACGTGAGATCACGAGCTTCCTCGTTTTCGCGGCATTCTTGCTGCTCGTCCAAACTG CTCTGGGAATCACATGCTACTGTAAAGGACACTGCCCGGACGATCGACAGAATGGAACCTGCGAAGGAGGGTATTGTTTCAGTGCTGTGGAAGAATTTTGGGATGCAGACACAGGGGAGTACGTGCCGGAGTGGTTGTTCGGTTGTTTACCACTGGACGAACGAGGCTCCCTGCAATGTATGGGAACCCTGGTGCCCCACATGCAAGGGAAGAGCATAGTATGTTGCAACAAGAGCGCGTTGTGCAACAAAAACATAGTCCCTGAATATGAACCCAGGCCAACGGCAGCACCGATTCCTATGGCCATTGCATCGGGCACGCCGCTTATAATATTGGCCACTGTTCTTTCCGTATGCCTAATGGTTATTTTAATAGCTGTGGTGATTCTATACCATAGATACAGAAGGAAAGAGAGAGTGCCTTCTAAGGACACCCTCAAAGACTTTATCGAGAGCAGCGGTTCTGGATCAGGGTTACCCGTATTAGTAGAACAAACTATCGCTAAACAATTGGCCTTTTCTGAGTGCGTCGGGAAAGGACGTTACGGCGAAGTATGGCTAGCAAAATGGAAAGGAGAGAATGTAGCAGTAAAAGTGTTCTTCTCGCTGGAGGAAGCATCTTGGTCCAGAGAGTCCGAGATCTACCAGACGATGTTGATGAGACACGACAATATTTTAGGATTTATCGCTGATGATATCACGGGACCAGGATCTTGCACACAGATGTTGTTGATCACAGATTACCATGAGAGAGGATCGCTACACGACTACTTGCAAACCACGGTCCTAGATCATCCTAGTCTATTGGCAATTTGTCTGTCGATAGTATCTGGAATTGCTCATCTACACACGGAAATCTGTGGCACACGACGGAAACCCGCGATTGCGCACAGGGATATTAAAAGTAAGAATATTTTAGTGAAGAGGAGCGGTGAATGTGCAATCGCCGATTTCGGCTTGGCAGTCAGGTATATAAG ACAAAGCGGAAAAATCGACATCGCTCCTAACACGCGAGTAGGTACTCGCCGGTACATGGCTCCAGAAGTCTTAGATGAAACATTGAACACATCCTCGTTCGATGCCTTTGAGATGGCAGATATGTATTCTGTGGGTCTTGTGCTGTGGGAAGCGTGTAGGAGATGCGAAACCGGTGGTGAAAATTCAATGGTGGAACCGTACGCGTTGCCTTATCACGACGATGTTCCGAGTGATCCAGACTTTGAAGATATGAAGTTAGCGGTGTGCGTAAAACGATTACGTCCGGTGATACCAGCGCGATGGGAGAATGATCCA ATCCTCGTTGCTCTCAGCAAACTTATGGCCGAGTGTTGGCACGCGAATCCTACCGTTCGTTTgaaagcgttacgcgttaagaaGACAATGTCCACACTGATGTCCACCGTACCATAA
- the Tbcc gene encoding tubulin-binding cofactor C, with product MDSSSLIEGSLPDRINKRDRERKNIIERRREERQSLAVESEQSSYFKDAFYSSCKMIKEWLDDASSAPTSALPGIFDKANKEIQTLKNYLSQSKMFLKVYDIRRAQENLQLLESEASDLELKLLPKKKFGFKNRRVVKKTSDKSHDVTDGLKDLKISEGIVNGSSKQNHKLSSKYGDSACTLLGKIDEQIVLDAENVNKNDILLSDLVHCTVRIYGTPSTLHMVNLKQCTVLVGPVPSSVFAHDCSECVFAFACQQLRLHSSTDCTIYLHVTSRSIIEDSTNIRVAPYNWSYEDQMNHFKLAGLDPKMNNWNCIDDFNWLSNEKHSPNWSILEPELRIKNWD from the coding sequence ATGGATTCTTCCAGTCTGATAGAAGGAAGTTTACCGGATCGTATTAACAAACGGGATCGCGAAAGGAAGAATATTATAGAAAGGCGGAGGGAGGAACGGCAATCGTTAGCTGTGGAGTCTGAACAAAGTAGTTATTTCAAAGATGCTTTTTACTCGTCTTGTAAGATGATCAAAGAATGGTTAGACGATGCATCTAGTGCTCCTACTTCGGCTCTACCTGGGATATTCGATAAAGCGAACAAAGAGATTCAAACGTTGAAGAACTATTTGTCGCaatcaaaaatgtttttaaaagttTACGATATTAGAAGAGCACAAGAGAATTTGCAATTACTGGAAAGCGAAGCCTCCGATTTGGAACTGAAGTTACTACCTAAGAAGAAATTTGGTTTTAAGAATAGACGAGTTGTGAAGAAAACATCGGATAAGTCGCATGATGTAACGGATGGTTTAAAGGACTTAAAGATCTCTGAAGGAATTGTAAACGGTTCTTCAAAACAAAATCATAAATTGTCAAGCAAGTACGGTGATAGTGCGTGTACGCTACTTGGGAAAATTGACGAACAAATAGTTCTCGATGCGGAGAATGTGAATAAAAATGATATCCTACTTTCCGATCTAGTTCACTGTACAGTACGAATCTACGGCACACCTAGTACTTTGCATATGGTTAATTTGAAGCAATGTACTGTATTAGTTGGACCGGTACCGTCATCTGTATTCGCCCATGATTGTAGTGAATGTGTATTCGCTTTTGCGTGTCAACAACTTCGACTACATTCTTCGACAGATTGTACTATTTATTTGCATGTTACGAGTAGATCGATCATAGAAGATTCTACAAATATACGTGTAGCGCCTTACAATTGGTCCTACGAAGATCAAATGAATCATTTTAAACTAGCAGGTCTTGATCCGAAAAtgaataattggaattgcatCGATGATTTCAATTGGCTATCTAATGAGAAACATTCGCCGAATTGGAGTATTCTCGAGCCAGAATTGCGCATCAAGAATTGGGATTAA
- the Manf gene encoding mesencephalic astrocyte-derived neurotrophic factor, protein MNNSLLLALSILAGVICTVTALKNDECEVCISTVEKFVNTLSDDVKKDTNKIEAAFKTFCKGTKSKENRFCYYLGGLEESATGILGELSKPVSWSMPASKICEKLKKKDAQICDLRFEKQIDIDTVDLNKLKVRDLRKILSDWDETCDGCIEKTDFIKRIEELKPKYSYSSKTEL, encoded by the exons ATGAACAACTCATTGTTGTTAGCGCTGTCCATCCTTGCTGGAGTGATCTGTACTGTAACAGCTCTAAAAAATGATGAATGCGAAG tatgtatatcaaCTGTGGAAAAATTTGTTAACACTTTATCCGACGATGTTAAGAAGGATACTAACAAGATAGAAGCAGCGTTCAAAACATTTTGTAAAGGCACGAAATCTAAAGAAAACAGATTT TGCTATTATTTAGGAGGCTTAGAAGAATCTGCGACTGGTATTTTAGGTGAATTAAGTAAGCCTGTATCATGGTCAATGCCTGCAAGCAAAATATGTGAAAAGCTGAAAAAGAAAGATGCTCAAATATGTGACCTGAGATTCG agaaacaaatcgaCATCGACACGGTCGATCTCAACAAACTAAAGGTGCGTGATTTGAGAAAAATCTTGAGTGACTGGGACGAGACGTGCGACGGTTGTATAGAAAAGACAGATTTTATTAAACGAATTGAAGAACTGAAGCCGAAATATTCTTACAGTTCGAAAACGGAACTCTGA